A DNA window from Pseudorasbora parva isolate DD20220531a chromosome 19, ASM2467924v1, whole genome shotgun sequence contains the following coding sequences:
- the edn2 gene encoding endothelin-2, whose translation MAFSLRTAVFVSVTLCVLQQGFGYPLSEQAEASSNPPARKRVRTKRCSCSDWSDNECIYFCHLDIIWVNTPSKITPFGLGGPLSRRRRSTGRCECANPADRTCSGFCHTSSENPDMEIVTQLGDQSNHTGKSSDHLLSTLRKVLKDNLMTASRSASPKKKSGIRKLLIS comes from the exons ATGGCTTTCTCTCTGCGGACTGCTGTCTTTGTCTCAGTTACACTATGTGTGCTGCAGCAAG GGTTTGGATATCCCTTGTCTGAACAGGCTGAAGCATCTAGCAATCCACCTGCTCGCAAACGGGTTCGTACCAAGCGCTGCTCCTGTAGCGATTGGTCAGACAACGAGTGCATCTATTTCTGCCATTTGGACATCATCTGGGTCAACACACcaag TAAGATCACCCCTTTTGGTCTGGGAGGTCCTCTGTCCCGTCGCCGGCGTTCCACTGGCCGCTGTGAATGTGCGAATCCCGCTGACCGTACCTGCTCCGGTTTCTGTCACACCAG TTCAGAAAATCCAGATATGGAGATTGTGACCCAACTTGGTGACCAGTCAAATCACACGGGCAAAAGCAGTGATCATCTACTGTCAACGCTCAG GAAGGTGCTCAAAGACAACCTCATGACAGCCTCGCGATCTGCTTCACCCAAAAAGAAATCCGGAATTAGGAAACTCTTGATCAGTTAG